From the Fusarium oxysporum Fo47 chromosome X, complete sequence genome, the window ccCATTGCTGTTTGCCATTCTCGGCATATGGGAAGGGGTTCCCTTGAGATGTAGTGAAGTCTTGCTTGACGGCGTATAGCCAATCCTTCAATAACTGGTCACTTGAGTAACCGGGCATGGCTAATTAAGAATGAAAGTTGATACTGAAAGGCTCATTGAATATTCAGAGTCTTTAGAGACAAAGCTGACGTACATATATATGATACGACATCTCGCGGGGTTGCTGCCTAAAGTCCTATGAGTCACGTGTATGCAGCTTGTTGTCGACCAACAGTTACGAAATAGGCAATTGCTTTACTCGATGGGATGGCATTAGTCCGTCTTATGGTTGCTAGAATTGGAGGGCATACTTGGAGTTACCATGGTACAAGATCTTTAAACAGCAATGCTTTGGCAGTGGAGAATCGACGCTATAAAGGCGTTGGAATCTTTCACTGGCCCAATTAAACGACAGATCGCAGTTAATAGGTCTGTGTACTCTGTTCCTTGATCCAAATAAACTTAGAACGGCGTACCATGACTACCCGTGTTTGATATACCTGGAGAGCAAAACATCAGACCTTAAGCTGGAGAAGCAACACTAACTGTTCTAAACGACTATTTGAATTTACCAAAACTTATACAAGTCTTTTCACTgcttaggatagaggtccAAAGTTTCTTGCCTCCTATAGATATACTCTCTCTATGAAACTTGGCAGGCTAAATATGCCTTCATTACTTGTTGACTCATCCTAATACCCATCCTTCGATAGCTTTATTGCGTCTTTGGCAGCCCATCAAAAGAGTTATCGTCTCTCTCGCCTCTCTCCACGACATTAGGTTGGCTGACTGATGTAACCTTTCCTTCCCATGGTGTTATATTACATTATGGGGGCAGGAAAGGCAGCAGAATGAGGTTTGCTAATCTGTTGCCCTATTTTCGAAGGAAACGTGCGTGCTTTATACGCCCATCGGATCGCATGTTGATAGATAAAGTCTATTGCAAGAATATGCTTTTGGTCGCATGTGTCACAGACTTCTGGGGAAGGTCGACCTAAGCAAATGTAGTGGGTCCACCACGTCAGAAGGTATATATACCTTGCTTTTCCCACAACAAGTGATGCGATGACAGAAAAAATTAGGAGCTCACTGCAATATGGATAACAGAGTTCCGACGTCACACAACCAGTAGGGTGGCAAAATCGACCTGTTTGCTTCTGACCGACCTTGCAACGCACCATATGAAACCCGCCACGGCATTGGGCCTGTCATCAACTGTACAGTCAAGCTGGGCCACCATGAGATTTTGCATCACATCCGTGGATAAATCGAGAAAGAACATCGTATAGCAATAGCCTCTCTCAAACAATTCTTTCCGGAGGATCTCCCGAATATGGATAGTCGTGAGGCCACCCAGTTTCGCAACAAGACAGTGCCTCTCTATCTGCCCATCGCAGATGGTCCCAGAAGAGAGCTTGAACAAATGCTTCCTATTATTATTTACAACTATATCTATCGGCGATGGTTTCAACCATATCGAACAAGCATCTACCAGGGGcaatttattataaagatcATACACCCAGACCATCAGGTCTTGACGTCAGATCTCGACTCTGCAGTCAGCTTGGCAATGCGTATGCACACCATGATCAATGATCGCCTTGACTCTATTGAGGCAGAGCCATTCTATACAACACTGCCACTATTCAGAGCCATAATGATTGTGGTTACAGGGCAGCTCTATCCAACATGTGGCATTCTGAGAAATATCACCAAGATGAGCGTCCTAGTTATGGCCACTGGAGAGCAAGGCGGTCTCAGCGCATCGATATCATTTGACTCAATCGCGAATGGAGCCAAGCCTATTTGCGTTGGGGGTTTAAACGGGGTAGAAACTGATCTTGAGACTGCAATTGAATTTTTCATGTCCTTGGAAAAGCGTAAAGAAGCTTCTCTTGGTCCGCAGCCCGACCCAGTTGCTGCGTTGGGGAGTCTGGCGTGTTCTCCGCGCCAAGGGCGGTATAAGCAGAGCCGATCTTACGCAGACAGACTGAGATGGATGGGAGACACGATTGTCGGTCCTAGGTCAGAGTGGGTTGATACTGAGGAGTACAAAAGATGGACAAGTGGTGGCGCCTATGTCGATGCTGGCATGATGACCTAGCGAGAGAAGATCGTGTGGAAACTGCATGACAAAGAGTGCATGTGTTATGATGAAACGGAGGAAAGATGTGCGGTTCTGTATTCAGAAGTCTTGAGTCAGACAAGGTAGCATTGATAACGTTGAAGCGAGCTTGAAGGACGTGTTCTTGAACCTCAAAGACGATCAGGGACAAGGCTAACTCTTTGTCGGCAAAATTGGCTCTTCTGGGTTTCAACTGCTTGAGACGCAAGGAAGAGCTTTTTTACGGGCAAACACTGAAAATCGGCGATGCGAGGCGCGTCCGTCGAAGCCAAGATCTGTATCAGTGGGATCAGGGGAACGGACGGCAAGGCAACAAACCGACGAAAATAAAGCCATAACAGTGAGCTACCTATTGTACCCTGCCATGCTTGTTGTTTCTCCATACATATATACTCCAGATGATTGAAATGTTCAAATGGAAGCCTTACGTACGCCCAAACCTATCAACTACTCGATGGCGAGCAATACTAAGATGCCCATGAAAAGGTGTCAAATTCGACATAATTAAAAGGCAATGCTGGCGACAGAGGCATCGGTCAATAATGTGAGCTTTCATCAGCAGCCAACACGTATGCGGATAGCTCATAGACATAATTGAATTCCATTAAAGAACCGCAAAAATGAGCATGTTTGCAAAAAtaacatacaacagcggggattcgctggtcgtcaccgacccaactactaatccgccggttagtggcttgactatgggagagcggacgggatcccgtattttccaCTACCTTTGGTCGTATGTGCTAGTGATACCTCCAGCTACGGTCTATAAATGTAGCAAATCTGCCCTAGCGAATTATGGTGAAGTTAGAGATCTTCAGTGCATGCTTGCACTACCGAAGAGACTGCATGGTAGAGGAAGCTGACTAACTAATGCAGATTCAAATACCAAATCCGTCTTAGTCAATTCCGTTTTGTTGCTCTTATCAGCCGTGATTTCTACGATGCAACCTCGTCTTGTTTGACTCGTGCGTGAGGCATCGCGTCCCTTCATCGACACACGTGTGCTTATCGCATCCATCTCAATAGTCTAGACAAGCCATCTGCCATAGCCGATCGCCAGAAATCTTGAATGAGGCTTGAGTTATTATCCAAACTAAACCTTCGTGGTTGAACTGATGAATTGGATTGGTCGGTGAATAGTCTCATGGTGGAACCACGTGGGATGTAGACCAGCTGTAATACGGCCACCCGGGAACTAGCCGTAGATCAGAAGCTGCCGCATGATCAATTCGGCACTTTGCGGGTATTTTCGCATTGCTCTCGCTAATTCTTATACATCAAGATGCGTCCTCGTCTTGCGGAAAATGTTACAGTCATAGCAAGTATCTATGCTGTCCGTGTTTCTTTGCCTCAACTGCAGGAATCATGAATCTCTCGGGCTACTTTTGTAGTCAGACTAACAAGGACGATATAGAATATCGACCTCTTCGGCCAACCAGCCCGACGAATGAAGATGACTTGAAATCCTACGCAACATGCTGTTCTTCGCGAAGAAGACCATGTATAAGAGGCCGGAGGAAATGGCTGAGTCCGTTTCTCGCAGCTTTTGCTGGAGCATGTCTAATCCTGTCAGTTCTTATTCAACTGTCCGTCGCATATATGGGCTGACGTCTTGACCAGAATCGCCTTCTTCGTGATGACATTTGTTATCGAGCGCTATGCTGTCTACACCTTCGAAGCTTCTGGCCTTGCCTTGGCCGATCCTATCGAGCAGTACGGTGATGCTATAGAAAGTGCCAAGAGATGGGTTGAAGTCCTGTCGCCTCAAGTAACTCCAGTTATGGTCCATTCTCACAACGACTACCTGAGACCACGGCCGTTGTTCTCGGCTTTATCTGTTGGCTGTGCTAGTGTTGAGGCCGACGTTTGGCTCAGCAAGAATGGAAAAGACCTCTTGGTTGGCCATCACTGGTGGAATCTCACACCAGAGAAGACCCTGAACTCTCTCTACATTGAGCCACTGCTGGAGATTCTCGACTCTTTCAACTCCCCACAATTCTCGGATGAACTCGAGAGCCAAGGACATCATGCTGGTGTTTTTGCTAGCCATCCAAACAAGACACTCATCCTGTTCATCGATGTCAAGGACGACCCAGAGAAGACTTGGCCGGTAGTGCTGGAGCACCTGGAACCTTTTAGGCAGAAAGGATATCTTTCATATCATCAAAACACTGGATCAACACCGGCAGACCAGTCATTTCAGTCTGGTCCGCTAACTGTGGTCGGAACAGGCAATATTGGCAAGAGGCGAGATGTTAATATTGGTCCTGACCTGGCGAAGTGGCGGCAGCACCACGATGTGTTTCTTGACGCATCTTTAGATCTCCTATCTCACCCGGGATTTTGCGAGAGAAATGACACCCTTTGTCGCGAAGTGGAGGAAAATGAGTTTTACACAGCTTCCGTATCCCTCTTCAGAGCCATTGGGACTGTCATTCCATACTTCAGCAAGTCACAACAGGAGAAGCTGGCTGATCAGATCCAACTTGCAAAGAAGTTGAACCTGAAGTCGAGATACTGGGAGCTACCAGGCTGGCCTGTATCCCGAAGAAACTACGTTTGGAGGACACTTCATCACGAGGGGGTTGACTTGATCAACGCGGATGATATAGTCAGCGCAACCACGAAGCAGTGGCACTCGAATTATGCCATAGAAGGCGCATGGGTTCTCGGTATTGCGTCATGTCTTTTTAGCTTCCTCCTTACCATTATGTGGTTAGGAAAAAGGATGTTGTTTCGTATGATGACTGTTTAGAATGACTAGCTAGCTTAGGATACCCCTTTCTCAAGAGAGAAATACAATATAAAGCTCACGATCATTATCATGAGTTTCAATTGCAACTTACCTCTACTGTGTTGGTTCTTGTCATCATATCTTGATAGGCAACTAGCTGGTAGGGCAAAGTTTCGGGGATATGATGCGCGCCCTCATACCGTACTGGTCAGTTGCGAAGAGCATTTCTGCTTTTCTGGTATGCTCCATTCATATGAAACCATGGAACTCACGAATGTACAGTGGGCCGATATCTCGTTGTCGAAGCAGAGCCCAACTAGTCGGGACTAAAAGTCAAGCTTTCTGACAGAGAAACCTTGTCACATTGGGAACTCGGAGTGAGTTGCGATATGCCTTCAACAACTCCGTTGACTCACAGGTATCTGATCATTTCGGGCGACAGTGTTGTCCTTCCTAGAAAAATGCCCTCCCAGACCGCAAGATGCCCCATGGAAGCACGGACAGGACCGATGCTGGGCAATTTGCCGCCTTAACCGCTTCGGGGCTTGGCGCATGTCCAGAAGACTTtaaacaccaacaacacaCAAGCCTGATACACAACGTCAGCATCTGAAACCAAAACTCAGAAGTTACAGGCTCGTTACAAACCAATTAGTTCTTCATTGGGGATTCTGGCAGATTGTGGCAACACCCCATATGCAGTGTTCCATTGGACATGACGACGCTCCTGTTCTAAAAATACCAATCCCTGCATCTTCATTCGCAACGGCCAGTGGTAGTCCAAACGCCAAGACAGCAATGACCAAGTCAAGCCTCCGCAGTCAATACGTGGCATCACTCA encodes:
- a CDS encoding uncharacterized protein (expressed protein) — protein: MDSREATQFRNKTVPLYLPIADGPRRELEQMLPIIIYNYIYRRWFQPYRTSIYQGQFIIKIIHPDHQVLTSDLDSAVSLAMRMHTMINDRLDSIEAEPFYTTLPLFRAIMIVVTGQLYPTCGILRNITKMSVLVMATGEQGGLSASISFDSIANGAKPICVGGLNGVETDLETAIEFFMSLEKRKEASLGPQPDPVAALGSLACSPRQGRYKQSRSYADRLRWMGDTIVGPRSEWVDTEEYKRWTSGGAYVDAGMMT